In the genome of Cystobacter ferrugineus, one region contains:
- a CDS encoding helix-turn-helix domain-containing protein — protein sequence MRPMELEQLQPEQLQQSLGEAARAARERLGLTQAQVARQAGIAANVYGRIERGGMMPAVPTLRKLARTLGISADVLLALSSADVAASVDAPAPEGNLSPELLQLVSMLRGWSPAKVKRLIRVLKVLENATDDE from the coding sequence ATGCGACCCATGGAACTCGAACAGCTACAGCCCGAACAGCTCCAGCAATCCCTGGGAGAAGCGGCCCGAGCGGCACGCGAGCGGCTGGGGCTTACCCAGGCCCAGGTAGCGCGCCAGGCCGGAATCGCTGCCAACGTGTACGGCCGCATTGAACGCGGCGGAATGATGCCCGCCGTCCCGACGCTGCGAAAGCTAGCGCGCACCCTAGGCATCTCCGCGGACGTGCTGCTCGCGTTGAGCTCCGCCGACGTGGCCGCCTCCGTCGATGCGCCCGCACCCGAGGGCAACCTGTCGCCGGAGTTGCTGCAACTCGTGAGCATGCTGCGCGGGTGGAGCCCCGCGAAGGTGAAGCGGTTGATCCGGGTGTTGAAGGTGCTGGAGAACGCGACCGACGACGAGTGA
- a CDS encoding protein kinase domain-containing protein, whose amino-acid sequence MSRSSRGPAARLTFESGGYRYSALRHLVTHPQYDTLLLASRQHAEGGPVKLVELKPVVLEAGREGLERVLEEVRLARFLRHPNIAAVYGYAVRNELPYIAMEHLRGCYLLTAMDAAVAVGRRLSPAFAAYVAAEAADALDYAHRAVDEAGRPLHLVHRAVGPMRIRLGRNGRVQVTNFGAAYSELLGRIRSPDGLLRGDPSYIAPEILLGFLRPEPGQRDVLTPRNLDGRADIFSVGLVLMEMLLASYPLDPPDSLWRDVKRRFPAEVRSEVPTFIKLETLADRVLHFGPEEVQRMSEEVPTPLRQIVSKALSPNPDERYQTAGELRDELRAYLRGLLQPYGAEDAEEELAEILKEASDLDKLAAHAGVERGVLPVPPDIDTDDFH is encoded by the coding sequence ATGTCTCGCTCTTCTCGCGGCCCTGCTGCTCGCCTCACCTTCGAGTCCGGTGGCTACCGCTACAGCGCCTTGCGCCACCTCGTCACTCACCCCCAGTACGACACCCTGCTGCTCGCCTCGCGCCAACACGCGGAGGGTGGGCCCGTCAAGCTGGTGGAACTCAAGCCCGTGGTGTTGGAAGCGGGCCGTGAGGGACTGGAGCGCGTGCTCGAGGAGGTGCGTCTCGCCCGTTTCTTACGGCATCCCAACATCGCCGCCGTGTACGGGTACGCGGTGCGGAACGAGCTGCCCTACATCGCCATGGAGCACCTGCGCGGCTGCTATCTCCTCACCGCCATGGACGCCGCCGTGGCCGTGGGCCGCCGCCTGTCTCCTGCCTTCGCGGCCTACGTCGCCGCCGAGGCGGCTGATGCGCTCGATTATGCGCACCGTGCCGTGGACGAAGCGGGCCGCCCTCTCCACCTGGTGCACCGGGCCGTGGGCCCCATGCGCATCCGCCTTGGGCGCAATGGTCGCGTCCAGGTCACCAACTTCGGCGCCGCTTATTCGGAGCTGCTGGGCCGCATCCGCTCGCCGGACGGACTCCTTCGGGGGGATCCCTCCTACATCGCTCCGGAGATTCTCCTGGGCTTCCTACGGCCCGAGCCGGGCCAGCGTGACGTGCTCACTCCCAGGAATCTCGACGGACGCGCAGACATATTCTCGGTCGGCTTGGTTCTGATGGAGATGCTCCTGGCGAGCTACCCCCTCGACCCGCCCGACTCCCTGTGGCGTGACGTGAAGCGCCGCTTTCCGGCCGAAGTCCGCAGCGAAGTGCCCACCTTCATCAAGCTGGAGACGCTCGCCGACCGCGTGCTGCACTTCGGCCCAGAGGAGGTGCAACGAATGTCCGAGGAGGTGCCGACGCCGCTACGGCAGATTGTCTCCAAGGCGCTGAGCCCCAACCCAGATGAGCGCTACCAGACCGCGGGCGAGCTGCGCGACGAACTGCGCGCCTACCTCCGTGGATTACTTCAACCCTACGGAGCGGAGGACGCCGAGGAGGAGTTGGCCGAGATTCTCAAGGAAGCCTCCGACCTCGACAAGTTGGCCGCCCACGCTGGCGTGGAGCGGGGCGTGCTCCCCGTGCCGCCCGACATCGACACCGACGACTTCCACTGA
- a CDS encoding helix-turn-helix domain-containing protein gives MDADAALKKYLGNAARTARLEKGFSQAQVAHCAELATAVYGRIERGEMMPSLPTVQRLCRALDVDANTLLGFSSPTPPAWFTSPPSKENPAVHEFLRTACRMKPRQLRALRSVAQAMLTTNSSTSRQPTPPTQDARC, from the coding sequence ATGGATGCGGACGCGGCGTTGAAGAAGTACCTCGGGAATGCGGCTCGGACGGCCCGCCTGGAAAAGGGCTTCTCTCAGGCCCAGGTCGCCCACTGCGCCGAGCTGGCCACGGCTGTTTACGGCCGCATCGAACGCGGTGAGATGATGCCCAGCCTTCCGACGGTACAGCGGCTGTGCCGAGCGCTGGACGTCGATGCGAATACGCTGCTGGGGTTTTCATCTCCGACGCCGCCCGCTTGGTTCACTTCACCCCCCTCGAAGGAGAATCCGGCTGTCCACGAATTCCTCCGCACTGCATGCCGGATGAAACCTCGCCAGCTCAGAGCGCTGCGGAGCGTGGCCCAGGCCATGCTCACGACGAACTCGAGCACTTCCCGACAGCCTACGCCCCCGACGCAGGACGCCCGCTGCTGA
- a CDS encoding helix-turn-helix domain-containing protein has product MAQVHKTQAKLALHLGAMAREARARAGLTQEEAAERIGVATEVYGRLERGNMLPSLPTLMRLCRALAVDANPLLGFSSSTPPEWLSLEIPGEDEPPAVRRLLRTVRKLKPRQLAALSHVARVLLPSSGARASHKTKRAS; this is encoded by the coding sequence ATGGCCCAAGTACATAAGACACAAGCGAAGCTGGCCCTTCACCTCGGAGCGATGGCACGCGAGGCGCGTGCACGCGCGGGGCTGACGCAGGAGGAAGCGGCTGAGCGCATTGGCGTGGCGACGGAGGTGTACGGACGCTTGGAGCGCGGAAACATGCTTCCGAGCCTCCCCACGCTCATGCGGCTGTGCCGCGCGCTGGCCGTGGACGCCAACCCGCTGCTGGGTTTCTCGTCCTCGACGCCTCCCGAGTGGCTCAGCCTTGAGATTCCCGGTGAAGACGAACCGCCCGCGGTGCGCCGCCTTCTTCGCACAGTGCGCAAGTTGAAGCCGCGCCAACTTGCTGCGTTGAGCCACGTGGCCCGCGTGCTGCTGCCCTCCTCGGGCGCACGGGCCTCGCACAAGACGAAACGCGCTTCTTGA
- a CDS encoding helicase-related protein produces MKSTMEWSQVARRIEEIGIEYPKAFSREQQETLSFMAERLPRHGVIVADEVGTGKTRIACAVIKAVLDCGGRVAALVPRGLMHQWRAEFRILFGEALAPKELTTLSQWLGEDSPSPSSEPEWWLISHGFRYPKVTSRSDWSIALPSLVQLYSESPDAREHGRTQLGRLARYVEQNASKWWRWHNLVRIAKRVAPHVDGAPELRSRLLSLPLFVPNGNNQPLCERFFGDGDARELVCELLGAWLGHFDLIVIDEAHKSREETLSDETGSSTRQATKLLPALLAMLQQDQEGRRICLSATPMELDAADWGDLLSRARTGARPEPVQRAVDDLRQCLESAKTAPDQPSTLRALIDAARRFEAVLAPFVTRRRLFSEAQLQELRAHRPEAWELAQPHRQVKRHLVSLRDLAESESTNWRTMLSALEGYSHAAQGLDAAVLGKTAQWAKLIYTKLANGLVSVDDLEDESWLTEIPSELPPATAAKLERLKYWRRLFREARESLEQGARDAGVEGYDPNTEHPRILSAVEAIEAWTDRAVSEKVLAFGVFTRPMRDLRDVLNARHCVRSIDQDAPIAFSLHENSRLLAIAFRSAERMRKAGRLTGKLRNAPLSIEEFRELAEKAHRQYERVQDAIAENVRVRIDARVVKQFSDLDALSRERLRGIIRTLVLDEWLAGGRSEPPRARVVDELVQEIWRDHILPATGTDEASAENEESNEDRCARLAQWINLEWDEVQGRQTGFCRLMDGSTKWETRRSLQAGFNRPHGFPRVLIAQSQVGREGLNLHKACRVVVQFHAEWNPAVLEQQIGRVDRLNSRWWQLYEEWKKDRGDQSMPLIEVRQVMLEGTYDAFQWERVGQRQHTFDATLFGSLLPAEAWESVPEGLREELRAAAPNFDPGRSRGRSRS; encoded by the coding sequence GCTGATGCACCAGTGGCGTGCCGAGTTCCGGATCCTTTTCGGCGAGGCCCTGGCGCCCAAGGAACTCACCACGCTGTCTCAGTGGCTCGGGGAGGATAGCCCCTCGCCGTCGTCCGAGCCGGAGTGGTGGCTCATCTCGCACGGCTTCCGCTACCCGAAGGTGACGAGCCGGAGCGACTGGTCGATCGCGCTCCCATCGCTGGTGCAGCTCTACAGCGAGTCGCCTGACGCTCGCGAGCATGGACGCACGCAACTCGGCCGTTTAGCGCGCTATGTCGAGCAGAACGCGAGCAAGTGGTGGCGGTGGCACAACCTGGTTCGGATCGCCAAGCGCGTGGCTCCCCATGTCGACGGGGCGCCAGAACTACGGAGCCGCCTCCTGTCTCTTCCCTTGTTCGTGCCTAACGGCAATAACCAGCCGCTGTGCGAGCGCTTCTTCGGTGACGGAGATGCCCGTGAGCTCGTCTGCGAGCTGCTCGGAGCGTGGCTCGGGCACTTCGACCTGATCGTGATCGACGAGGCTCATAAGAGCCGCGAGGAGACCCTTTCGGACGAGACGGGCTCCTCTACAAGGCAAGCCACCAAGCTGCTGCCCGCGCTGCTCGCGATGCTCCAGCAGGATCAGGAAGGGCGGCGGATCTGCCTGTCCGCGACGCCGATGGAACTGGACGCGGCGGACTGGGGCGATCTGCTGTCCCGGGCTCGGACGGGAGCTCGACCCGAGCCGGTTCAACGTGCCGTGGACGACCTGCGCCAGTGTCTGGAGTCCGCCAAGACCGCGCCTGACCAACCATCGACTTTGCGCGCGCTCATTGATGCTGCCCGGCGCTTTGAGGCGGTGCTCGCGCCGTTCGTCACCCGTCGCCGTCTCTTCAGCGAGGCGCAGCTCCAGGAGTTGCGCGCCCACCGGCCCGAGGCGTGGGAGCTAGCCCAACCCCATCGTCAGGTGAAGCGCCACCTCGTATCCCTACGGGATCTGGCCGAGAGCGAGAGCACGAACTGGCGCACCATGCTCTCTGCGCTCGAAGGCTACTCGCACGCAGCCCAGGGGCTGGATGCGGCGGTGCTCGGCAAGACGGCGCAGTGGGCCAAGCTGATCTACACCAAGCTCGCCAATGGGTTGGTCAGCGTGGACGATCTGGAAGACGAGAGCTGGCTCACGGAGATTCCCTCCGAGCTCCCTCCCGCCACTGCCGCGAAGCTGGAGCGGCTGAAATACTGGCGGCGGCTCTTCCGCGAGGCGCGGGAATCGCTGGAGCAAGGCGCGCGGGACGCCGGGGTGGAGGGCTACGATCCGAATACCGAGCACCCGCGGATCCTGAGCGCGGTCGAGGCGATCGAGGCGTGGACCGATCGCGCGGTGTCGGAGAAGGTCCTCGCCTTTGGCGTGTTCACCCGGCCGATGAGAGATCTGCGCGATGTCCTCAACGCGCGACACTGCGTTCGTTCCATCGACCAGGATGCGCCCATCGCCTTCTCGCTTCACGAGAACTCGCGGCTCCTAGCGATTGCGTTCCGGAGCGCCGAGCGGATGCGGAAGGCGGGGAGATTGACCGGGAAGCTGCGGAACGCTCCACTCTCCATCGAGGAATTTCGCGAGCTGGCGGAGAAGGCGCATCGTCAGTACGAGCGGGTGCAAGACGCCATCGCTGAGAACGTCCGAGTACGGATCGATGCGCGGGTAGTCAAACAGTTTTCTGACCTTGATGCGCTGAGCCGCGAACGCCTGCGTGGCATCATCCGAACCCTCGTGCTGGATGAGTGGTTGGCGGGGGGACGCTCCGAGCCGCCAAGAGCCCGGGTTGTCGACGAACTGGTCCAGGAGATCTGGCGGGATCACATTCTCCCGGCGACCGGCACTGATGAGGCCTCGGCCGAGAATGAGGAGAGCAACGAGGACCGGTGCGCGCGGCTCGCCCAATGGATCAACCTGGAATGGGATGAGGTCCAGGGCCGGCAGACCGGCTTCTGTCGGCTGATGGATGGCAGCACCAAGTGGGAGACGCGGCGCTCGCTGCAGGCCGGCTTCAACCGGCCGCACGGCTTTCCCCGCGTGCTGATCGCGCAGAGCCAAGTCGGGAGGGAGGGCCTCAACCTGCACAAGGCCTGCCGGGTGGTGGTGCAGTTCCACGCGGAATGGAACCCGGCCGTTCTTGAACAGCAGATCGGCCGCGTGGATCGGCTGAACAGCCGTTGGTGGCAGCTCTACGAGGAGTGGAAGAAGGACCGGGGAGATCAGTCGATGCCGCTCATCGAGGTCCGCCAAGTGATGCTTGAAGGGACCTACGATGCTTTCCAGTGGGAGCGTGTCGGGCAGCGCCAGCACACCTTCGACGCGACCTTGTTCGGCAGTCTGCTACCGGCGGAGGCCTGGGAGTCCGTTCCGGAAGGGCTACGCGAAGAGCTGCGCGCTGCGGCTCCCAACTTCGATCCGGGCCGTTCTCGCGGGAGGTCCCGGTCCTGA
- a CDS encoding DUF2381 family protein, producing the protein MPLASSAGLLALTMLAVPPDADLAPRASCAAGDLRVELGADATQVPVLCIHPELSTNLFFDAKLARVELEGRERFRRVLEGDDGLTVVPSEEMHDAEPVHLTIHFRDGAAPTSANFLFVVHPALAARQVDVIRLTRPVAFYKQVAREAEDRARQCDEDKVRMRAEYGGPGGLRGLRLAGLMDAQLGVAVTAITLLVKRKPRSALDVQNAWSYRAKGRVMAELMLVNPGPKPWMPVEAVLRGRNGEELKTLPLWKPEPILPGPAGGLVMVEVEATKKQAQGAYTLTLWDADRRAVTLENVTFPQ; encoded by the coding sequence GTGCCCCTCGCGTCCTCCGCTGGCCTCCTGGCCTTGACCATGCTCGCCGTCCCTCCCGATGCCGATCTCGCTCCTCGTGCCTCCTGCGCGGCGGGAGACCTGCGTGTCGAACTCGGCGCGGACGCCACCCAGGTGCCGGTGTTGTGCATCCACCCCGAGTTGTCCACCAACCTCTTCTTCGACGCGAAGCTGGCGCGCGTGGAACTGGAGGGACGTGAGCGATTCCGGCGGGTACTCGAGGGCGACGATGGGCTCACGGTCGTTCCGTCGGAGGAAATGCACGACGCGGAGCCCGTGCACCTCACCATCCACTTCCGGGATGGAGCCGCCCCGACGAGCGCCAACTTCCTTTTTGTGGTGCACCCGGCGCTAGCCGCCCGGCAGGTGGATGTCATCCGTCTCACGCGCCCAGTGGCATTCTATAAGCAGGTGGCACGGGAGGCGGAGGACAGGGCTCGCCAGTGTGACGAAGACAAGGTGCGGATGCGGGCAGAGTACGGCGGGCCTGGGGGGCTCCGGGGTCTGCGCCTCGCGGGACTCATGGATGCGCAGTTGGGGGTTGCCGTCACGGCGATCACTCTCCTGGTAAAGCGGAAGCCCCGCAGCGCGCTGGATGTGCAGAACGCCTGGTCCTACCGCGCGAAGGGCCGGGTCATGGCCGAGTTGATGCTCGTCAACCCGGGCCCGAAGCCGTGGATGCCGGTGGAAGCCGTGCTGCGGGGACGCAATGGAGAGGAGCTGAAAACGCTCCCTCTCTGGAAACCCGAGCCCATTCTCCCTGGCCCAGCCGGAGGTCTGGTCATGGTCGAAGTGGAGGCGACCAAGAAGCAGGCCCAGGGCGCCTACACCCTGACGTTGTGGGACGCCGACAGGCGCGCCGTTACTCTGGAGAACGTGACGTTCCCCCAGTAG
- a CDS encoding serine/threonine protein kinase, whose translation MQLPPFKQPESGDIVGDYRLTSRLGDGGQGLVFKAERAGRFFVIKFFRARELDAWGLMEVSILQKFKHPNIVRVRGYDRWPDPDHGYFYIVMEWVDGLTLEQYALTENPCARQCAGLMLTLARTLGAVHRKNVLHRDIKRENILIRSRNGQPVLVDFGIGAVAEATPVPGSSVLPPGTQEYVSPEAWRFLGEHVGDPVSYKSQVSDELWALGVTFYWLLTNRLPFGTRRNPLMVKAILGTTPRAPHECNPRVPKALSDVCMRMLEKELAMRFPDMAALCAALESALVAAQGDVSWDEPLGDPDAPEEAMADEIPAQVPWNEEELAVRRCFAPPRRGQKKQGDEDRRPPVVAPPVLSAAPPSPAPVAEALAARMAAIFPAHAWEGVPFPEEEVRAPRLPAVQGSVAPAPAVAASQVGDAGSTREAAPRRGPLRLAVSRTFPTFMGSLPVRAVALDGLRRAALVLVLMAVAAAASAGAVLAAYPSSRAGGMAQRHVAPEPSTSSGNSPTLHAYPARELAVWRESPQAGGSAALFLPPTPASAFTTAMLRKEDFSVNTSEKPQARRARFAEKCVTAACCAVLGGCAGTPPVRPTPKPADCPSKAVETMERNLDIDYWDSSTAALPVIGGPQYTPVREGFTSIALTYRFGKLPAGTLLSGNLLFGEDRVYGRFTQARTPDGDTYSVCIQFVQDGKPGLPMESSSAKEVKVGSHFSVIAVDRFR comes from the coding sequence ATGCAACTCCCGCCGTTCAAGCAGCCCGAGTCCGGGGACATTGTTGGTGACTACCGCCTCACGTCGAGGCTGGGCGATGGCGGACAGGGACTTGTCTTCAAGGCCGAGCGTGCGGGCCGCTTCTTCGTCATCAAGTTCTTCCGCGCCCGCGAGCTGGACGCATGGGGCCTCATGGAGGTGTCCATCCTCCAGAAGTTCAAGCACCCCAACATCGTCCGCGTCCGTGGCTACGACCGCTGGCCTGACCCTGACCACGGCTACTTCTACATCGTCATGGAGTGGGTGGACGGCCTGACGCTGGAGCAGTACGCCCTCACGGAGAACCCGTGTGCCCGCCAGTGCGCGGGCCTCATGCTGACACTGGCCCGCACCCTCGGGGCGGTGCATCGCAAGAATGTCCTTCACCGTGACATCAAGCGGGAAAACATCCTCATCCGCTCTCGCAATGGGCAGCCCGTGCTGGTGGACTTCGGCATAGGCGCCGTGGCCGAGGCCACCCCGGTGCCCGGCTCCAGCGTGCTTCCACCCGGAACGCAGGAGTACGTGAGCCCCGAGGCGTGGCGCTTCCTCGGGGAGCACGTCGGCGATCCGGTGAGCTACAAGTCCCAGGTGTCCGATGAGCTGTGGGCGCTGGGCGTTACCTTCTACTGGCTCCTCACCAACCGGCTGCCCTTTGGCACCCGGCGCAACCCTCTCATGGTGAAGGCGATTCTCGGCACGACTCCTCGGGCCCCGCACGAGTGCAACCCTCGGGTGCCCAAGGCGCTGTCCGACGTGTGCATGCGCATGTTGGAGAAGGAGCTCGCCATGCGCTTCCCGGACATGGCGGCGCTGTGCGCGGCGCTTGAGTCGGCGTTGGTCGCGGCCCAGGGCGACGTGAGCTGGGACGAGCCACTGGGCGACCCGGACGCGCCGGAAGAGGCGATGGCGGACGAGATTCCAGCGCAGGTGCCTTGGAACGAGGAGGAACTCGCGGTGCGCAGGTGCTTCGCACCGCCGCGACGCGGACAGAAGAAGCAGGGCGACGAGGATCGCCGTCCCCCTGTCGTTGCCCCGCCCGTGCTGTCCGCAGCGCCTCCAAGCCCCGCGCCGGTGGCCGAGGCCCTGGCGGCGCGCATGGCGGCCATATTCCCCGCCCATGCCTGGGAAGGCGTGCCGTTCCCCGAGGAGGAGGTGCGGGCTCCGCGGTTGCCGGCGGTGCAGGGCTCCGTGGCTCCCGCGCCGGCTGTCGCCGCCTCCCAGGTGGGGGATGCAGGGTCCACGCGCGAGGCCGCTCCCAGGCGAGGGCCGTTGAGGCTCGCAGTCTCGCGGACCTTCCCCACCTTCATGGGTAGTCTGCCCGTGCGCGCCGTGGCCCTGGACGGCCTACGCCGGGCGGCGTTGGTGCTGGTGTTGATGGCAGTGGCGGCTGCGGCCAGCGCGGGGGCGGTTCTTGCCGCCTATCCCTCCTCTCGGGCAGGCGGCATGGCGCAGCGCCACGTTGCACCAGAACCTTCTACGTCCTCCGGCAATAGCCCGACTCTCCACGCCTACCCCGCCCGGGAATTGGCGGTTTGGCGGGAGTCGCCACAAGCTGGCGGGAGCGCGGCGCTGTTTTTGCCTCCCACCCCCGCGTCGGCATTCACCACCGCCATGCTTCGCAAAGAAGACTTCAGCGTGAACACCTCCGAGAAGCCCCAGGCCCGGCGTGCCCGTTTCGCGGAGAAGTGCGTTACCGCGGCCTGCTGCGCCGTCCTCGGCGGCTGCGCTGGCACGCCCCCGGTGCGCCCCACCCCCAAGCCCGCGGACTGTCCCTCCAAGGCCGTGGAGACTATGGAGAGGAATCTGGACATTGACTATTGGGACAGCTCCACGGCGGCGCTCCCCGTCATTGGCGGGCCGCAATACACCCCCGTGCGCGAGGGCTTCACCTCCATTGCGCTGACGTACCGGTTTGGGAAGCTGCCCGCAGGCACACTGCTCTCCGGAAACCTCCTCTTCGGCGAGGATCGTGTCTACGGGCGCTTCACCCAGGCCCGCACGCCCGATGGGGACACGTACTCCGTGTGCATTCAGTTCGTGCAGGACGGCAAGCCCGGTCTCCCCATGGAGTCCAGCAGTGCCAAGGAGGTGAAGGTGGGCTCCCACTTCTCCGTGATAGCCGTCGATCGCTTCCGGTAG
- a CDS encoding DUF932 domain-containing protein translates to MPHDINQMAYVGQEPWHGLGTQLPANTDYESIVEAAGFYRAEERPLFAPGRDEAIPDKKALFRTDTGDYLATVNRGYEVIQFEEVARTLVEAAGDVRCIFHTAGTLGRHGERGWLLGELPEPMRVRGDKSIIKRYVLGYTGHDGTTAITLKNVATRVVCQNTVGVALGERDGAEWHILHTTSAKVRLEEAGRAFRRMVQDYERFAALSDHLAMTRFSEHQLRNVIDVVMPLPQDEAEHPRLMKGRNKVIELFHAGRGLEGSIRGTAWGAIQAFSEYADHHRHTRVPKGKNVDTLRLESIWMGKAASLKRQSLAAIADTARIRLST, encoded by the coding sequence ATGCCTCACGACATCAACCAAATGGCCTACGTGGGCCAGGAGCCCTGGCATGGCCTGGGCACGCAACTGCCGGCCAACACCGACTACGAGTCCATCGTGGAGGCAGCCGGCTTCTACAGGGCGGAGGAGCGGCCCCTCTTCGCGCCGGGCAGGGATGAAGCCATTCCGGACAAGAAGGCCCTCTTCCGCACCGATACGGGTGACTACCTCGCCACCGTCAACCGGGGCTACGAGGTGATTCAGTTCGAGGAGGTTGCCCGCACGCTCGTGGAGGCCGCGGGCGACGTGCGCTGCATCTTCCACACGGCGGGAACGCTCGGCCGCCACGGGGAGCGTGGATGGCTCCTGGGGGAGCTGCCCGAACCCATGCGCGTCCGGGGAGACAAGAGCATCATCAAGCGCTACGTGCTCGGCTACACCGGGCACGACGGAACCACCGCCATCACCCTCAAGAACGTGGCCACGCGCGTGGTTTGCCAGAACACCGTTGGAGTCGCGCTCGGGGAGCGGGACGGGGCGGAGTGGCACATCCTCCACACCACGAGCGCGAAGGTGCGACTCGAGGAGGCGGGCCGTGCCTTCCGGCGCATGGTGCAGGACTACGAGCGCTTCGCCGCGCTTTCCGACCACCTCGCCATGACGCGCTTCAGCGAGCACCAGCTGCGCAACGTCATCGACGTGGTGATGCCGCTGCCCCAGGATGAGGCAGAACACCCGCGCCTGATGAAGGGGCGCAACAAGGTCATCGAGCTGTTCCACGCCGGCCGGGGCCTCGAAGGTTCCATCCGCGGCACCGCGTGGGGAGCGATCCAGGCGTTCAGTGAATACGCCGATCACCACCGGCACACCCGAGTCCCCAAGGGCAAGAACGTGGACACGTTGCGCCTCGAGTCCATCTGGATGGGCAAGGCGGCCAGCTTGAAGCGCCAGTCGCTGGCGGCCATCGCGGACACGGCTCGCATCCGGCTCTCGACGTGA